A genomic stretch from Gloeocapsa sp. PCC 73106 includes:
- a CDS encoding potassium-transporting ATPase subunit F, with product MKLIHLRYKFPLAIFLSLCLNILIAPAILAAGGITRANAYALGLLVILTLAIAIYLFAVIFQPEKF from the coding sequence ATGAAATTAATTCACTTAAGATATAAGTTTCCCCTGGCGATATTTTTATCCCTCTGTCTCAATATCCTCATCGCTCCAGCAATCTTAGCAGCAGGAGGTATTACTCGCGCCAATGCTTACGCCCTAGGACTCCTGGTCATCCTTACCCTAGCGATTGCCATCTATTTGTTCGCCGTTATTTTTCAACCGGAGAAATTTTAA